Proteins encoded together in one Nitrospirota bacterium window:
- a CDS encoding ATP synthase F0 subunit C gives MKKILSLALLTFAVICLLAPVAVFAVEEAAPAAAKAADSGSGKGVAALAAGIAIGIAALGTGIGQGMGLKGATEGIARNPGASGKITTTLIIGLAMIESLAIYALLVALGILINQKMFF, from the coding sequence ATGAAAAAAATTCTTTCACTCGCACTGCTCACATTCGCTGTTATCTGTCTGCTCGCTCCGGTAGCTGTCTTCGCTGTTGAAGAAGCTGCGCCGGCTGCAGCAAAGGCTGCGGATTCAGGTTCAGGCAAGGGAGTGGCAGCGCTTGCTGCAGGCATCGCGATCGGTATCGCTGCTCTTGGCACAGGCATTGGCCAGGGTATGGGTCTGAAGGGTGCTACCGAGGGTATCGCAAGAAACCCTGGAGCTTCCGGCAAGATCACAACGACCCTGATCATCGGTCTCGCCATGATCGAGTCTCTTGCGATCTATGCGCTTCTTGTAGCGCTTGGCATCCTGATCAACCAGAAGATGTTCTTCTAA
- the atpB gene encoding F0F1 ATP synthase subunit A, translating into MHEEKLLSDIFINVHTVPHYVSYAFLASLILIVTAFLVNRSMKLVPTGLQNFMETIAEGVLSLCEENIGHHWAKHFFPLIGTVALYVAVCNFMGLIPGFYSPTSNINNNVALAVPIFLATHVYGLRVHGIGYFKHFLGPIRSLPALPLMMLIFIIELIGHLVRPVTLSVRLFGNMVAKHIILLVLAGLSPWLVPTLILALGSLVSVIQAFVFTLLTTLYLAGAVEEAH; encoded by the coding sequence ATGCACGAAGAAAAACTGTTGTCTGATATCTTCATAAATGTTCATACGGTTCCACACTATGTTTCTTATGCATTCCTTGCGTCTCTCATCCTGATCGTAACTGCTTTCCTGGTCAACAGATCCATGAAACTTGTTCCGACCGGTCTGCAGAACTTTATGGAGACCATTGCAGAAGGGGTGCTCAGCCTCTGTGAAGAAAACATAGGCCATCACTGGGCAAAGCATTTCTTTCCCCTCATAGGCACGGTTGCCCTCTATGTTGCTGTCTGCAATTTCATGGGACTTATTCCGGGGTTCTACTCTCCGACCAGTAATATCAACAATAACGTTGCCCTGGCTGTGCCGATCTTTCTTGCAACGCATGTGTATGGCCTTAGGGTCCACGGCATCGGCTATTTCAAACACTTCCTCGGACCTATCCGGTCGCTTCCGGCACTGCCGCTCATGATGCTCATATTTATCATTGAGCTGATCGGTCATCTGGTCAGACCGGTCACCCTTTCGGTCAGGCTCTTCGGCAACATGGTGGCAAAGCATATCATCCTGCTCGTACTCGCAGGACTTTCACCCTGGCTGGTTCCGACGCTCATCCTGGCGCTCGGCTCTCTGGTCAGCGTTATTCAGGCCTTTGTTTTCACGCTGCTTACGACATTGTATCTCGCTGGTGCCGTTGAAGAGGCACATTAA
- a CDS encoding MerR family transcriptional regulator, with protein MAKDKVKKDLSDEEKQSLPLYPIGIVAELIGTTDQTLRLYEKHGLIKPARRNKNRFYSENNIKWLRCLRDLIHNQKISIEGIKKLLDYAPCWEINSCPEERKGKCSAYIDKTKPCWELNRMICNTESGRICEDCVVFLSRQAKKK; from the coding sequence ATGGCAAAAGATAAAGTAAAAAAGGACCTCAGTGATGAAGAGAAACAGAGCCTTCCTCTTTATCCGATCGGTATTGTTGCTGAGTTGATCGGCACGACCGATCAGACACTCAGACTATATGAGAAGCATGGCCTGATCAAACCGGCGCGCAGGAACAAGAACCGTTTTTATTCAGAGAATAACATCAAGTGGCTGCGGTGCCTCAGGGATCTGATTCATAACCAGAAGATCAGCATTGAAGGCATCAAGAAGCTCCTTGATTATGCGCCCTGCTGGGAGATCAACAGCTGCCCTGAGGAGCGGAAGGGCAAGTGCTCTGCATACATAGACAAGACCAAGCCCTGTTGGGAACTGAACCGGATGATCTGCAATACTGAATCAGGACGGATCTGCGAAGACTGCGTCGTCTTTCTCTCCAGGCAAGCAAAAAAGAAATAA